The Deltaproteobacteria bacterium genome includes a window with the following:
- a CDS encoding aldo/keto reductase yields the protein MLYRKMPKNGDELSVLGFGCMRLPVTDKGGIDEPRAIRQVRGAIDKGVNYVDTAWPYHAGESENFLGRALADGYRERVKVATKLPSWMIASREDMDRYLNAQLEKLGTGRIDYYLLHGLRGNSWDNLVSHGAIEFLDTALADGRIGNAGFSFHGVLDDFKRIVDAYSWTFCQIQYNFLDQEFQAGTEGLEYAASKGLGVVIMEPLRGGNLGLPTPPP from the coding sequence ATGCTGTACCGAAAAATGCCGAAAAACGGGGATGAACTTTCAGTTTTAGGATTTGGCTGTATGCGTCTTCCGGTTACAGACAAGGGCGGCATCGACGAACCAAGGGCCATCAGGCAGGTCCGCGGTGCCATCGACAAGGGCGTCAACTACGTGGACACAGCCTGGCCTTACCATGCCGGCGAGAGCGAAAATTTTCTGGGGCGGGCGCTCGCGGACGGATACCGTGAACGCGTCAAGGTCGCCACCAAACTACCTTCCTGGATGATCGCCTCCCGGGAAGACATGGACCGCTATCTGAACGCCCAGTTGGAGAAGTTGGGAACCGGGCGGATCGACTACTACCTGCTCCACGGACTGCGCGGGAACTCATGGGACAATCTCGTAAGCCATGGCGCCATCGAATTCTTGGACACAGCCCTGGCCGACGGCCGTATCGGCAACGCCGGTTTCTCGTTCCACGGCGTGCTGGATGACTTCAAACGCATTGTCGATGCCTATTCCTGGACGTTTTGCCAGATTCAGTACAACTTCTTGGACCAGGAATTCCAGGCCGGCACGGAGGGCCTCGAATATGCGGCCTCCAAGGGCCTGGGCGTGGTGATCATGGAACCCCTGCGGGGGGGCAACCTCGGTCTGCCCACGCCGCCACC